The proteins below are encoded in one region of Xenopus laevis strain J_2021 chromosome 8L, Xenopus_laevis_v10.1, whole genome shotgun sequence:
- the ccdc177.L gene encoding coiled-coil domain-containing protein 177, protein MIMAESTDDPGGEEATGGATARQREHSPMLHLDLYNFESSEAEGSRYVLTSPRSLEACARCMVKPVEILSRSLSDLVREAPGRSMRVAKGLCEVYEIERQRKLQMCREERERIIRQEKRRILPLVTSSSLGSPSSSNAPSRAEPHSSTAAQNHDLPKSVEQQNNEPPTTNQIRQMVKNPPLSQGSQRTKQPTFKGPHKHRSKVSRNIQKYEPSACNDLQNRECTVSRKPTYSVPPKTKSQSLDSLQKARGGVSAKTSSESTTSSGSGDGRDRAVQFIQRSRTLDTVDSLMGRSFSLGDLSHSPQTTKKVEKMVKEVKKRGVQELPQRDKKIAAIMIAKHQEENIRKEQRYWAHLQWDIQRKNSELRKEQEEKERQKALVHGQTFWESHMKIRQNRNSVGEMNTESLTKSKSPLLEEKKVKREKLVSTQTEVKQSKPKEEKKEQGRLFQDKLLTAEHKKKDKEEQLQISKSLQNKAEKMKHQAMVHDLSQKKESENEELRKTLQKNLQRAQENVEQLLEKRHQELKERGQREELQILRAKQAAEKQERERQEHLKEKARLAEKRLQHAAQVAEEVVQHKAKKAIECRLEKEKIQRENRQRVQKNEDMKRKELLESIEKKLERSDLISRERQSVLDNARSVARASFNIREKVRAETNTRTFDKMALEAEFYAHINKK, encoded by the coding sequence ATGATCATGGCTGAGTCTACAGATGATCCAGGAGGAGAAGAAGCCACAGGAGGGGCAACTGCCCGACAGAGAGAGCACTCACCTATGTTGCACTTGGACCTTTATAACTTTGAGTCCTCTGAAGCAGAGGGAAGCCGATATGTTTTGACCAGTCCACGATCACTAGAAGCCTGTGCTCGCTGTATGGTAAAACCAGTGGAAATTCTGTCTAGAAGTCTATCTGATCTGGTACGTGAAGCACCAGGAAGATCCATGCGGGTGGCAAAAGGTCTTTGTGAGGTATATGAAATAGAGCGTCAGAGAAAGTTGCAGATGTGCAGGGAAGAAAGAGAACGGATTATACGTCAAGAAAAGAGAAGAATCCTACCTTTAGTGACAAGCAGCAGCCTGGGATCACCTTCCAGCTCAAATGCTCCATCTAGAGCAGAACCTCATTCTTCAACAGCTGCACAAAATCATGATCTTCCAAAATCTGTAGAACAACAAAATAATGAGCCACCAACCACCAACCAGATTCGCCAGATGGTGAAAAACCCTCCTTTGTCCCAAGGATCTCAGAGAACTAAGCAACCCACTTTTAAGGGGCCACATAAACATCGCTCAAAAGTGTCTAGGAACATCCAGAAGTATGAACCATCAGCATGTAATGACCTTCAAAACAGAGAGTGCACTGTTTCCAGGAAACCAACCTACTCTGTTCCCCCCAAAACTAAAAGTCAGTCTCTGGATTCCTTGCAGAAGGCGAGAGGTGGAGTTTCTGCAAAAACTTCCTCTGAGTCTACAACCTCCTCTGGTAGTGGGGATGGGAGGGACAGAGCTGTGCAGTTCATTCAGAGGTCTAGGACACTAGACACTGTCGACTCACTGATGGGTCGGAGCTTTAGTCTGGGAGATCTAAGCCACTCACCACAGACAACCAAGAAGGTAGAGAAAATGGTTAAGGAGGTGAAGAAGAGGGGTGTCCAAGAGTTGCCTCAGAGAGACAAGAAGATAGCAGCAATTATGATTGCCAAGCACCAGGAGGAGAATATCAGGAAGGAGCAAAGGTACTGGGCTCACCTTCAGTGGGACATACAAAGGAAGAACTCTGAACTCAGAAAGGAGcaagaggaaaaggaaaggcagAAGGCCCTGGTACATGGACAAACGTTTTGGGAGAGTCATATGAAGATTAGACAAAACAGAAATTCTGTTGGAGAGATGAATACAGAGTCACTGACAAAAAGTAAAAGTCCCCTACTAgaggaaaaaaaggtaaaaagggaGAAGCTGGTGAGCACACAAACAGAAGTTAAACAAAGCAAgccaaaagaggaaaaaaaggagCAAGGACGTTTATTCCAGGATAAGTTACTTACAGCCGAGCACAAAAAGAAAGATAAGGAAGAACAACTGCAGATAAGCAAAAGCCTTCAGAACAAAGCTGAGAAGATGAAACACCAGGCTATGGTACATGATCTCTCCCAGAAGAAAGAGTCTGAAAATGAGGAACTCAGGAAGACCCTTCAGAAAAATCTTCAAAGGGCCCAAGAGAATGTAGAACAACTACTTGAGAAAAGACACCAAGAGCTGAAGGAGAGGGGTCAGAGAGAAGAATTGCAAATCCTACGGGCTAAGCAAGCAGCAGAGAAGCAAGAGCGAGAGCGTCAAGAGCATTTGAAGGAAAAGGCAAGACTTGCTGAAAAGAGACTGCAGCATGCTGCTCAAGTTGCTGAGGAAGTGGTACAGCACAAGGCAAAGAAAGCCATAGAGTGCCGACTGGAGAAAGAAAAGATACAGAGAGAGAACCGACAAAGAGTTCAGAAGAATGAGGACATGAAAAGAAAGGAGCTACTGGAATCAATAgaaaaaaagctggaaagaagtgATCTGATATCCAGGGAAAGGCAGTCTGTGCTTGACAATGCACGCTCAGTCGCAAGGGCGTCTTTTAATATCCGAGAGAAAGTGCGAGCTGAAACAAATACTAGAACTTTTGATAAGATGGCCCTCGAAGCTGAATTCTATGCTCACATTAACAAAAAATGA